The following are from one region of the Ignavibacteriota bacterium genome:
- a CDS encoding glycosyl hydrolase produces MNKLISILILILLFASPLLTQEKEEDKNPYSSSTFNGLKFRSIGPAATSGRVVDFAVNPDDYHEFYVAVACGNVWKTTNSGTTWNPIFDNYGSFSIGCVTIDPNNYNVVYVGTGENNSQRSVSWGDGIYRSEDGGKSFKNIGLKTSEHIAKILIDPRDSKVIYAAAQGPLWGPGGERGLYKSIDYGATWDSVLYISENTGVTDVVMDPRNPDVLYAASYQRRRHVWTLINGGPEGGIHKSTDGGKTWTKLTNGLPSVDIGRIGLAISPVNPDYVYAIVEAAEDKSGFFRTINRGISWEKMSNFKSSSPQYYSELFCDPVDVNKIYIPDTFSQITLDGGKTFTPISTKARHVDDHAIWINPNNTKHFLIGGDGGIYETFDDGKEFHFKENLPIAQFYRVSVDDFEPFYRVMGGTQDNNSMIVPSQTINGEGIVNADYIPLVGGDGYEALADPENPYIIYCEWQYGGLTRHDLQSGEIVSIKPQEGKDEPPYRWNWDTPLILSKHANRLYAAANKVFRSDDKGNSWTVISPDLTRQVDRNKLPIMDKVWSVDAVAKNASTSFYGNIVSLTESPLVEGLIYAGTDDGLIQVTEDGGTNWRKIESFSGIPEMTYVSCLYASRFDANTVYATFDNHKRADFKPYILVSRNRGNSWESISGDLKEPFVVYAITQDHIKSDLLFIGTEYGVFCTIDGGKKWIQLKGGLPTIAVRDLDIQERENDLALATFGRGFYILDNYSSLRNIEQPTLENENYILFPVKDALMFIKRNGTFESIGSSYFKADNPDFGAIFTYYIKETPKSLKDTRQKKEKELIKENKPVSYPTWDELRAEDTEEKSYLLFVVSDTQGNVVRKLKDEIKQGINRITWDLRYASTYPIKTVTDKNESGTPVLPGKYFVEMFMSVDGVLSKIAGPQGFEAKVLNNSTLPVEDRAALAAFQKKFWEFNRAVEGALNSVRDLSAKTDVLIYAIKQTPQAPNSLMENALLIKQETQNILQHLFQDKTIAERNEPTIPTVYDRLNEIASGFWQSNSALTQTQINNLKVASEEFEPLLKQIQTLLEVNVPNLESEMEKYSAPWTPGRVPGWNKE; encoded by the coding sequence ATAAACAAACTAATCTCCATCTTAATTCTCATTTTACTTTTTGCATCTCCTCTTCTCACACAAGAAAAAGAAGAAGACAAAAATCCATACAGCTCATCAACATTCAACGGATTAAAATTCAGATCGATTGGTCCGGCAGCTACTTCGGGCAGAGTAGTTGACTTTGCTGTTAATCCTGATGACTATCACGAGTTTTATGTTGCAGTTGCCTGCGGAAATGTTTGGAAAACAACAAACTCAGGGACAACCTGGAATCCGATTTTTGATAATTATGGCTCATTTTCGATCGGCTGCGTAACAATTGATCCGAATAACTATAATGTAGTATATGTTGGAACCGGAGAAAACAATAGTCAGCGGAGCGTTTCGTGGGGAGACGGTATTTACAGAAGTGAAGATGGTGGAAAAAGTTTTAAAAATATCGGACTTAAAACTTCTGAACACATCGCGAAAATATTAATTGATCCGAGAGATTCAAAAGTTATTTACGCTGCAGCACAAGGACCTTTGTGGGGACCTGGTGGTGAAAGAGGACTCTATAAATCAATTGACTATGGTGCAACGTGGGATTCGGTTCTTTACATCAGCGAAAATACCGGAGTGACAGATGTTGTAATGGATCCAAGAAATCCAGATGTATTGTACGCAGCATCGTACCAGAGAAGAAGACACGTTTGGACTCTGATCAATGGTGGACCGGAAGGTGGAATTCATAAATCAACAGATGGCGGAAAAACCTGGACTAAGTTAACCAATGGATTACCTTCTGTTGATATTGGAAGAATTGGGTTGGCAATTTCCCCCGTAAATCCGGATTATGTTTATGCAATAGTAGAAGCTGCCGAAGATAAAAGTGGATTCTTCAGAACTATTAATCGCGGAATCAGTTGGGAAAAAATGAGCAATTTTAAAAGTTCAAGTCCTCAGTATTACAGTGAATTATTCTGCGATCCTGTTGATGTAAATAAAATTTATATCCCTGATACTTTTTCACAGATAACATTAGATGGAGGGAAAACATTTACGCCGATTTCAACAAAAGCAAGACATGTTGATGACCATGCTATCTGGATTAATCCAAACAATACAAAACATTTTTTAATCGGTGGGGATGGTGGTATTTATGAAACTTTTGATGATGGGAAGGAATTTCATTTCAAAGAAAACTTGCCCATCGCACAATTTTATCGCGTCAGCGTAGATGACTTCGAACCATTTTACAGAGTAATGGGAGGAACTCAGGATAATAATAGTATGATAGTTCCATCTCAAACAATAAATGGGGAAGGAATCGTAAATGCTGATTATATTCCGCTTGTCGGTGGTGACGGCTATGAAGCATTGGCAGATCCTGAAAATCCTTATATAATTTATTGTGAATGGCAGTATGGCGGATTAACACGACACGATCTTCAATCAGGCGAAATTGTAAGCATTAAACCACAGGAAGGAAAAGATGAACCACCTTATCGATGGAACTGGGATACTCCACTTATTTTGAGTAAGCACGCAAACAGACTTTATGCTGCTGCGAATAAAGTTTTCAGAAGTGATGATAAAGGAAATTCGTGGACAGTAATAAGTCCTGATCTTACAAGACAGGTTGATAGAAATAAACTTCCGATTATGGACAAAGTATGGAGCGTTGATGCAGTTGCAAAAAATGCTTCCACTTCGTTTTATGGAAATATTGTTTCATTAACAGAATCACCGTTAGTTGAAGGATTAATTTATGCTGGAACTGACGATGGACTTATCCAGGTAACAGAAGATGGAGGAACAAACTGGAGAAAGATTGAATCATTCTCAGGAATTCCTGAAATGACTTACGTGAGCTGTTTGTATGCTTCCCGTTTTGATGCGAATACTGTATATGCAACATTCGATAATCATAAAAGAGCAGACTTCAAACCTTATATTCTTGTAAGCAGAAACAGAGGAAACAGTTGGGAATCAATATCAGGAGATTTGAAAGAACCGTTCGTAGTTTATGCAATCACACAGGATCATATAAAATCAGATTTACTTTTTATAGGTACCGAGTACGGGGTTTTCTGCACAATCGATGGTGGAAAGAAATGGATTCAGCTTAAAGGCGGATTGCCAACAATTGCTGTGAGAGATCTTGATATACAGGAAAGAGAAAATGATCTTGCACTTGCAACTTTTGGAAGAGGATTTTATATACTTGATAATTACTCATCTTTAAGAAATATTGAGCAACCAACTCTGGAAAACGAGAACTACATTCTGTTTCCAGTAAAAGATGCCCTGATGTTCATCAAAAGAAATGGCACATTCGAGTCAATTGGCTCATCGTATTTCAAAGCTGATAACCCGGATTTTGGTGCGATTTTCACATACTATATTAAAGAAACTCCAAAGAGTTTGAAAGATACAAGACAGAAAAAAGAAAAGGAATTAATAAAAGAGAACAAACCTGTTAGTTATCCTACCTGGGATGAGCTTCGTGCTGAAGACACAGAAGAAAAATCTTATTTACTTTTTGTTGTTTCAGATACTCAGGGAAATGTAGTTAGAAAATTGAAGGATGAAATTAAACAAGGTATTAACAGAATTACCTGGGATTTAAGATACGCAAGCACTTATCCAATCAAAACCGTAACAGATAAAAACGAAAGTGGAACGCCGGTTCTTCCCGGAAAATATTTCGTAGAAATGTTTATGAGTGTTGATGGTGTGTTGTCTAAAATTGCAGGACCACAAGGATTCGAAGCAAAAGTTCTCAACAATTCAACTTTGCCTGTAGAAGATAGAGCTGCACTTGCCGCATTTCAAAAAAAATTCTGGGAATTCAATCGCGCTGTTGAAGGTGCACTTAATTCTGTACGTGATTTGTCGGCAAAAACTGATGTTCTCATCTATGCCATAAAACAAACACCTCAAGCACCAAATTCATTAATGGAGAATGCTTTATTGATCAAGCAAGAAACTCAAAATATTCTTCAACATCTTTTTCAGGATAAAACAATTGCTGAACGAAATGAACCAACTATTCCTACTGTTTACGACAGGTTGAATGAAATTGCCTCTGGTTTTTGGCAATCAAATTCTGCTCTGACACAAACTCAAATTAACAACTTAAAGGTTGCATCGGAAGAATTTGAACCTCTGCTAAAACAAATACAAACATTACTTGAAGTCAACGTACCAAATCTTGAATCAGAAATGGAGAAATACAGTGCGCCGTGGACACCTGGAAGAGTTCCAGGATGGAATAAAGAATAG
- a CDS encoding DUF350 domain-containing protein: MDFILLLTGLVQVVLSLIIAVALVYISSKIFRRLITGINESDELKNNNVAVAILNGSIILALILVVKKSIESAITIFSNTLRNPDAILTSYFQSALIMIGHIILGGMIAFTTIYTALQIFMWLTKDLDELKEIKGNNIAVGILLGIIIVSMALLLQPGVDTILNSLIPFPPVSLIDIG; this comes from the coding sequence ATGGACTTTATTTTGCTCTTAACCGGATTAGTTCAGGTTGTTCTTTCATTAATAATCGCTGTTGCTCTGGTTTATATATCCTCTAAAATTTTTCGCCGACTAATTACAGGAATAAATGAATCAGATGAACTAAAGAATAATAATGTCGCGGTTGCCATCCTTAACGGCTCAATAATTTTAGCCCTGATTCTTGTAGTGAAGAAATCTATCGAATCTGCAATAACTATTTTCAGCAATACACTTCGTAACCCGGATGCAATTTTAACTAGCTATTTTCAATCTGCGTTAATAATGATCGGTCATATCATTCTTGGTGGAATGATAGCTTTTACAACTATCTACACAGCACTTCAAATTTTTATGTGGCTGACCAAAGACCTTGATGAGTTAAAAGAGATAAAAGGAAATAACATTGCAGTTGGCATTCTGCTGGGAATTATTATTGTTTCGATGGCATTGCTTCTGCAGCCCGGAGTTGATACAATATTAAACTCGCTGATTCCGTTTCCCCCGGTCTCTTTAATCGATATAGGATAA
- a CDS encoding tetratricopeptide repeat protein has protein sequence MFTKGVESYEKQMYRTAIDYFSQAIKDEPGNSEFYYYRAKTKMQLDSCHQAIEDYSKAIVLNRNVADYFINRGLARISCQNFYAAILDFDYAQVLDSTNSTIYFNRAFAKESIGEYPGAIDDYTIAISYDSANYKYFINRGLLFSFLDSSKNAIKDFSTAVKINSNNINAYKNRGDEYYKTGNYANAIADYSSSILIEPRNVSLYYSRAEAKLGMGEFLSAVVDYTYIISLDQNDATAYYNRGICYANINMKTNACEDFNRAGELGMFEAYGVIKEYCEEKEKPKVKLKK, from the coding sequence ATGTTTACTAAAGGAGTTGAAAGCTATGAAAAGCAGATGTATCGTACGGCAATAGATTATTTCAGTCAGGCGATAAAAGATGAGCCGGGAAATTCAGAGTTTTACTATTACAGAGCTAAAACAAAAATGCAGCTTGATAGCTGCCATCAGGCTATTGAAGATTATTCAAAGGCAATTGTTTTAAACAGGAATGTAGCGGACTATTTTATTAATCGGGGACTTGCACGGATTTCATGTCAGAATTTTTATGCTGCAATTTTAGATTTTGACTATGCTCAGGTTTTGGATTCCACTAACTCAACAATTTATTTCAACCGTGCATTTGCGAAAGAATCTATCGGCGAATATCCAGGGGCTATTGATGATTACACAATAGCTATAAGCTATGATTCTGCTAATTATAAATACTTCATCAACAGAGGATTGCTGTTTTCATTTCTTGATAGTTCAAAAAATGCTATAAAAGATTTCTCTACAGCGGTTAAGATTAATTCCAATAATATAAATGCATATAAAAATCGTGGAGATGAATATTATAAAACAGGCAACTATGCAAATGCAATTGCAGATTATAGCAGTTCAATTTTGATTGAACCCCGCAACGTATCACTTTACTATTCAAGAGCGGAAGCAAAACTTGGAATGGGCGAATTTCTTTCGGCAGTCGTCGATTACACATATATAATTTCCCTTGACCAAAATGATGCGACAGCATACTACAATAGGGGTATCTGTTATGCAAATATTAATATGAAGACTAATGCGTGTGAAGATTTTAACAGAGCAGGAGAACTTGGAATGTTTGAAGCTTATGGAGTAATAAAAGAGTACTGTGAAGAAAAAGAAAAGCCAAAAGTTAAGCTGAAGAAATAA
- a CDS encoding 4Fe-4S binding protein, with product MAYLITDDCIDCNACEIECPNNAIYAGGVAYDLNGQEHTALHDTHTYIAYDKCTECVGYYDEPQCVAACPSDAIIKDPNHEETREQLLAKKENLGTILK from the coding sequence ATGGCTTATTTAATAACAGATGATTGCATTGATTGTAATGCATGCGAAATTGAATGTCCAAACAATGCTATATATGCAGGCGGGGTTGCGTATGACTTGAATGGTCAGGAACATACTGCTTTACATGATACTCACACATATATTGCCTATGACAAATGCACGGAATGTGTCGGCTACTACGATGAACCACAGTGTGTCGCTGCTTGTCCAAGCGATGCGATAATTAAAGATCCGAATCATGAAGAAACCAGAGAACAACTTTTAGCAAAAAAAGAAAATTTAGGAACTATACTCAAATAA
- a CDS encoding DUF1844 domain-containing protein → MMEVNHNILFMQLIIQNQQIAMMSMGKIKNPVTDKVERNLEHAKIYIDTLDMLLAKTKGNLSDYEEKFLIETLKDLKLNYVDEADKDNAKASLREKKTDGEKEKASEKV, encoded by the coding sequence ATGATGGAAGTCAATCACAACATTCTATTTATGCAGCTCATCATACAGAACCAGCAAATTGCTATGATGTCGATGGGCAAAATTAAAAATCCGGTTACGGACAAAGTTGAACGTAATCTTGAACATGCTAAAATTTATATTGATACTCTTGATATGCTTCTGGCAAAAACAAAAGGTAATCTTTCAGATTATGAAGAAAAATTTTTAATTGAAACGCTGAAAGATCTAAAACTTAACTATGTTGATGAAGCAGATAAAGACAATGCAAAAGCATCCCTTCGGGAGAAGAAAACAGACGGCGAGAAAGAAAAAGCTTCGGAGAAAGTATAG
- a CDS encoding NAD(+)/NADH kinase translates to MVIGIIANTTKENILDVVTSFTSKLKNKKIDYLLTKSIVESKGKLKITSHGNYNSGDDDIFKESDVIISIGGDGTMLATAFKAHIYNKPVLGLNLGKLGFLVETDVTQMDSAIDLLKKREYSIEDRMVLSGVCSAHATDELIAVNDLVIEKGGWPKMIELAVWVDDEYVTTFSADGLIVATPTGSTGYSLSTGGPIVAPTAKAITLSPISPHSLTVRPIVLSGKQVIKVRAKSPHTKIQVSCDGQRVFSFQSPMEIVIKKSNRPLKLIKTSLTTYFETLRNKLLWGIDVRVNKLNSEEKE, encoded by the coding sequence ATGGTAATTGGTATTATTGCAAATACTACTAAAGAGAATATTCTGGATGTAGTCACTTCGTTCACATCTAAACTTAAAAACAAAAAGATAGATTATCTTCTTACTAAATCCATAGTTGAATCCAAAGGAAAATTAAAAATTACTTCGCACGGTAATTATAATTCCGGAGATGATGACATCTTCAAAGAAAGCGATGTGATAATATCAATTGGCGGTGACGGAACAATGCTTGCAACTGCATTCAAAGCACATATATATAATAAGCCTGTGCTTGGATTAAATCTTGGTAAACTTGGCTTTCTTGTTGAAACAGATGTTACTCAAATGGATAGCGCAATTGATCTTCTGAAAAAAAGGGAGTATTCAATCGAAGATCGTATGGTGTTATCCGGAGTATGTTCAGCACACGCGACAGATGAACTTATTGCTGTAAATGATCTTGTGATAGAAAAAGGCGGCTGGCCAAAGATGATTGAACTTGCGGTCTGGGTTGACGATGAATATGTTACAACTTTCTCTGCAGATGGATTGATCGTTGCTACACCAACAGGCTCAACAGGTTATTCACTTTCCACCGGTGGACCAATTGTCGCACCAACTGCAAAGGCAATAACTCTATCCCCGATTTCACCACACAGTTTAACAGTCAGGCCGATTGTTCTATCGGGCAAGCAGGTTATAAAAGTAAGAGCAAAATCTCCACATACGAAAATCCAGGTTAGCTGTGATGGTCAGCGTGTATTTAGTTTTCAATCGCCAATGGAAATTGTAATAAAGAAAAGTAATCGACCGTTAAAACTTATTAAAACATCTTTGACAACTTATTTTGAAACACTCCGCAACAAGCTTTTGTGGGGGATTGACGTGCGTGTAAATAAGTTGAATTCTGAAGAAAAAGAGTAA
- a CDS encoding KamA family radical SAM protein, which translates to MELWQEMVRDSVHTVDHVVEKFGIDRKAAEDLDEFFQARINPYYLSLIRYPGDPIWLQCVPAKVELEDIDAEEDPLHEDEMSPVPNITHRYPDRALFLVTSQCGIYCRFCTRKRKVGDYEKISMRGLESAFNYLEQHTEIRDVILSGGDPLMLTDIMLEKILQRLREIKHIEIIRLGTRMPVVLPHRITAKLVNMIKKYHPVYVNTHFNHPWEVTEESSRACTMLADAGIPVGNQMVIMKGVNDDPAVVKELMQKLLRIRVRPYYMYMADETKGANHFRTSVETGLRIVEALRGHTSGLAIPHFVIDAPGGGGKIPLLPNYVLHMDEEEIILRNFQNKVYRYKNYSDKNNPEGFGSKPSRSGSDGRKKTNGKKKVERKKVEEPVLEEA; encoded by the coding sequence ATGGAACTTTGGCAGGAAATGGTAAGGGACAGTGTTCACACTGTTGACCATGTCGTGGAAAAATTTGGTATCGACCGTAAGGCTGCGGAAGATCTGGATGAATTTTTCCAGGCTCGGATTAATCCTTACTATTTAAGTCTGATCCGTTATCCCGGCGACCCAATCTGGCTTCAATGCGTTCCGGCAAAAGTCGAACTGGAAGATATTGATGCTGAGGAAGATCCACTTCACGAGGACGAAATGAGCCCCGTTCCGAACATCACTCATCGCTATCCCGATCGTGCATTATTTCTTGTTACAAGCCAGTGCGGTATCTATTGCCGTTTCTGCACAAGGAAAAGAAAAGTTGGAGACTATGAAAAGATCTCAATGAGAGGTCTTGAGAGTGCATTCAACTATCTTGAACAACATACTGAAATAAGAGATGTTATTCTTTCCGGCGGTGATCCACTTATGCTTACTGATATAATGCTGGAAAAAATTCTCCAGCGTTTACGTGAGATCAAGCATATTGAAATTATAAGACTCGGAACAAGAATGCCTGTCGTTCTTCCTCATAGAATTACTGCAAAACTTGTTAATATGATAAAGAAGTATCATCCGGTTTATGTTAACACTCATTTTAATCATCCGTGGGAAGTAACTGAAGAAAGTTCAAGAGCTTGCACAATGCTTGCTGATGCTGGGATTCCTGTCGGAAACCAGATGGTTATTATGAAAGGCGTAAATGATGACCCTGCAGTAGTAAAAGAATTAATGCAAAAATTATTGAGAATTAGAGTTCGTCCTTATTACATGTATATGGCAGATGAAACAAAAGGTGCAAATCACTTCCGTACTTCTGTCGAAACAGGATTAAGAATTGTAGAAGCATTGCGTGGACACACAAGCGGTTTAGCAATACCTCACTTTGTAATTGATGCACCTGGAGGCGGTGGAAAAATTCCGTTGCTGCCAAATTATGTTCTGCACATGGATGAAGAAGAAATAATCTTACGCAATTTCCAAAACAAGGTTTATAGATATAAAAACTATTCCGATAAAAATAATCCTGAAGGCTTTGGCAGCAAGCCGTCAAGGTCCGGCTCTGACGGAAGAAAGAAAACCAATGGGAAGAAGAAGGTTGAAAGAAAGAAAGTTGAGGAGCCGGTACTAGAAGAGGCGTAA
- a CDS encoding GNAT family N-acetyltransferase, with product MIRRLKPDDAKVIEEILSSAPNFSSEEISVAMELVNIAATNPIQKDYNLFVYEEDGMILGYHCTGKRPLTDGVYDLYWIVTNSNYEKKGIGKRLLEHAESFVNENNGRWLLAETSSKDSYSATRNFYMRNNYSIISEINDFYSKGDGMIVFGKYFNHKNN from the coding sequence ATGATTCGAAGGCTAAAGCCGGATGATGCAAAAGTTATAGAAGAAATTTTAAGTTCGGCACCGAATTTTAGTAGTGAAGAGATTAGTGTTGCGATGGAACTTGTAAACATCGCAGCAACTAATCCGATACAGAAGGACTATAATTTGTTCGTTTATGAGGAAGATGGCATGATTCTTGGATATCATTGCACCGGGAAGAGACCATTGACAGATGGTGTGTATGATCTCTACTGGATTGTTACAAATTCCAATTACGAGAAAAAAGGAATTGGAAAAAGACTTTTAGAACATGCAGAAAGTTTTGTTAATGAAAACAACGGCAGGTGGCTGCTGGCTGAAACATCTTCCAAGGATAGTTACTCTGCTACCAGAAATTTTTATATGCGTAATAATTACAGCATAATTTCTGAGATAAATGATTTTTATTCCAAAGGCGATGGTATGATCGTCTTTGGAAAATATTTCAATCACAAGAACAACTGA
- a CDS encoding ATP-grasp domain-containing protein, with protein MKENSKILICYNSPVSVFSVYNGKKNDESAKANDLSENNFVNELKKVELSLSKYFSEVKSLAVDKNVQKVINNLNAFNPDVIYNFVESVEGISAYESYMAGLFELLGYEITGCSPITLGNCLNKARTKAILKSRDILTPEFRTLKKTKRFTEKEIKLDYPLILKLMNEDASIGISEFSVVKNYSELRKQFSFLAETYNQDVILEEYIQGRELNVAILGGRLLPISEISFTGLPEEFPSIVTYDGKWTEGSVYYNYTKPVCPAELPERLRKKIQVTALASYDAMNCRDYARIDIRLSNDDEPYVIEVNPNPDISSDSGFARAAAADGISYDDLLYTIANFALIRKKKNDSKAKAG; from the coding sequence ATGAAAGAGAACTCAAAAATATTAATATGCTACAACTCACCGGTAAGTGTGTTCTCAGTTTACAATGGCAAGAAAAACGACGAGTCTGCAAAAGCTAATGATCTTTCGGAAAATAATTTCGTTAATGAACTGAAAAAAGTTGAGCTCTCTTTATCAAAATATTTTAGCGAAGTGAAATCACTTGCTGTAGATAAAAATGTGCAGAAAGTGATTAATAATTTAAACGCTTTCAACCCTGATGTTATTTATAACTTTGTTGAATCAGTTGAGGGTATATCTGCTTATGAATCCTATATGGCCGGGTTGTTTGAACTTCTTGGTTATGAAATTACAGGATGTTCACCAATCACTCTCGGAAACTGTTTGAACAAAGCAAGAACAAAAGCAATACTGAAATCCAGAGATATCTTGACACCTGAATTCAGAACTTTAAAAAAGACAAAAAGATTTACTGAAAAAGAAATAAAATTAGATTATCCATTAATACTCAAACTTATGAATGAAGATGCCAGTATCGGTATTTCTGAATTCTCAGTGGTAAAAAATTACTCTGAACTACGAAAACAATTCTCATTCCTGGCAGAAACTTATAACCAGGATGTGATACTTGAGGAATATATTCAGGGAAGAGAACTAAATGTTGCAATTCTCGGCGGAAGATTGCTTCCCATCTCGGAGATTAGTTTTACTGGCTTGCCGGAAGAATTTCCAAGCATAGTTACTTACGATGGCAAATGGACTGAGGGAAGTGTTTATTACAATTATACAAAACCTGTTTGCCCCGCAGAACTTCCTGAGAGACTAAGAAAAAAAATTCAGGTAACAGCATTAGCATCTTATGATGCTATGAACTGCAGAGATTACGCCCGTATTGATATTCGATTAAGTAATGATGATGAGCCTTATGTTATTGAAGTAAACCCCAATCCGGATATTTCATCGGATTCAGGATTTGCGAGAGCAGCGGCTGCAGATGGAATAAGTTATGATGATTTACTTTATACAATTGCAAACTTTGCATTAATCAGAAAGAAGAAAAATGATTCGAAGGCTAAAGCCGGATGA
- a CDS encoding ATP-grasp domain-containing protein, which translates to MLSPRFNVRLDVAITFNVKPESETFLDEVPPVQNSPHHELQPAVDTYAEWDTWETVNAVKDAIAEIHNVTLVEANNDAYLKLKELKPDIVFNFAEGLVGVNRESHMPAILEMLQIPYSGSDALTLGICLDKSRAKEILTYHNIPNAKFLVAHRAEDIKNVRFDFPLIVKPISEGSSKGIFSSSLVKNTKELEDEITRILNSYNQPALIEEFLSGREFTVAILGNGDDAQILPIIEIRYEDFPQDVVPLYSYEAKWILDTKENNFDVFECPAKLDKQLEEKIKNTVLRTYNVLKCKDWSRIDVRLDKHGVPNIIEINPLPGIMPDPNENSSFPKAARAAGMNYNQLIQSALYHAAKRYNLV; encoded by the coding sequence ATTTTATCACCAAGGTTTAATGTACGTTTAGATGTTGCCATAACATTCAACGTAAAACCGGAAAGTGAAACTTTCCTCGATGAAGTGCCTCCTGTTCAAAATTCTCCTCATCATGAATTACAACCGGCTGTTGATACTTATGCAGAATGGGATACATGGGAAACTGTAAATGCTGTTAAAGATGCTATCGCTGAGATACATAACGTAACTTTAGTTGAAGCCAATAATGATGCATACTTAAAACTTAAAGAACTTAAACCAGATATCGTTTTCAATTTTGCAGAGGGACTGGTTGGAGTTAACCGTGAATCACATATGCCTGCGATACTTGAGATGCTTCAGATTCCTTACTCTGGTTCAGATGCTTTAACGCTTGGGATTTGTCTTGATAAATCACGCGCAAAGGAAATTCTGACATACCACAATATTCCGAATGCAAAGTTCCTCGTTGCACACCGGGCAGAAGATATAAAAAACGTTCGTTTCGATTTTCCATTAATAGTAAAACCAATATCTGAAGGATCCAGTAAAGGAATTTTTTCTTCATCTTTAGTTAAAAACACCAAAGAACTGGAAGATGAAATTACACGGATACTTAATTCTTACAATCAGCCTGCATTAATTGAAGAGTTCCTTTCGGGGAGAGAATTCACAGTTGCAATTCTTGGAAACGGAGACGACGCTCAAATTCTTCCTATAATAGAAATACGATATGAAGACTTCCCTCAGGATGTAGTTCCACTCTATTCTTATGAAGCAAAATGGATACTGGACACTAAAGAAAATAATTTCGATGTTTTTGAATGCCCGGCTAAACTCGACAAACAACTGGAAGAAAAAATAAAAAACACTGTTCTGCGTACTTATAATGTATTAAAATGTAAGGACTGGAGCAGAATAGATGTTCGTCTCGACAAACACGGGGTTCCGAATATAATCGAAATAAACCCGCTGCCTGGAATAATGCCTGACCCAAATGAAAACTCAAGTTTCCCAAAAGCTGCAAGAGCTGCAGGAATGAATTATAATCAATTAATACAAAGTGCTTTATACCATGCTGCGAAAAGGTACAATCTGGTATGA